In the Lujinxingia litoralis genome, one interval contains:
- the cas2 gene encoding CRISPR-associated endonuclease Cas2 encodes MTSTKVRLFIITYDITDDKRLRRVFEYLKQWGQHVQYSVFACALGPTSLATVKTELDALIHHDDDQVLFFDLGAEASRAQRAIDYLGVPFGPKQRKAIVL; translated from the coding sequence ATGACCTCGACAAAAGTACGTCTCTTCATCATCACCTACGACATCACCGATGATAAGAGGCTGCGCAGGGTCTTTGAGTATCTCAAGCAATGGGGCCAGCACGTGCAGTATTCGGTCTTTGCCTGTGCGCTGGGGCCTACAAGTCTGGCGACGGTGAAGACGGAACTCGACGCCCTGATTCACCACGACGACGATCAGGTGCTCTTTTTTGACCTGGGAGCCGAGGCCAGCCGGGCCCAGAGGGCGATTGATTATCTGGGCGTTCCCTTTGGTCCCAAGCAGCGCAAGGCCATCGTGCTGTGA
- the cas4g/cas1g gene encoding CRISPR-associated endonuclease Cas4g/Cas1g encodes MRSSFDDPLQLRAVNAHVFCSRLFWLEYVAGEFVDNAHTLEGSHVHRRVDKPGGAMPAPHTPDESAENEGDDPWHTRSLWLSDDTSGLTGKLDLVDLVDEGRVMPVDTKKGKPTRDGELWEADRAQLTLQALLLKAHGYRVESIAAWYHGSRQRVVEVLTPEMETWALGHAMSARHTRSLEKPPAPLVDSPKCRGCSLNVVCLPDEVNALTGGGAHEEGEIRRVLVPDHDAVPVYVTESGTRIGLKQNMLKITPRRGSDMEPAEVGLGAMSQLNLMGGVQITTQAMQALLRRDVPVSFFSYGGFYYGRTQSATSRNVKVRIAQFKQAESPVALDIARTLIADKLYNARVFLRRHLPQGPESKRVLRKLTRIRKKAEKAESAEQLLGYEGEGARQYWSHFNALVQADDEAWAMQGRNRRPPRDPVNAMLSFGYALLVKDAQLAVEAAGLDAYLGVYHTAHHGRPSMALDLMEPFRRLIVDSAVYLMVRRGEVSPEHFVRSGQAVAMKTHARKALIAAYERRMTESVIHPLFGYAISYRRIIAVQARLLARVLTGEIEEMPNFRTR; translated from the coding sequence ATGAGAAGTTCCTTCGATGATCCTTTGCAGCTTCGCGCGGTTAACGCTCATGTCTTTTGCTCCAGGCTCTTCTGGCTGGAGTATGTAGCCGGGGAGTTTGTGGACAATGCCCATACGCTCGAGGGCAGCCACGTGCATCGCCGGGTCGACAAGCCGGGTGGAGCCATGCCCGCGCCCCATACCCCCGATGAATCAGCGGAGAATGAGGGTGATGACCCCTGGCATACCCGTTCGCTCTGGCTCAGTGATGATACGTCAGGGCTGACCGGCAAGCTCGATCTGGTGGACCTTGTCGATGAGGGCCGGGTGATGCCGGTCGATACAAAGAAAGGCAAACCCACGCGGGACGGCGAGCTCTGGGAGGCCGATCGCGCCCAGCTCACCTTGCAGGCGCTATTGCTTAAGGCGCATGGGTACCGTGTCGAGTCGATCGCGGCCTGGTACCACGGTAGTCGTCAGCGCGTGGTCGAAGTGCTTACGCCGGAGATGGAGACCTGGGCGCTGGGCCACGCGATGTCTGCACGTCATACGCGTTCGCTCGAAAAGCCTCCCGCGCCGCTGGTGGATTCGCCTAAATGCCGGGGGTGTTCGCTCAACGTGGTGTGTTTGCCCGATGAGGTGAATGCGCTCACCGGAGGTGGGGCGCATGAAGAGGGGGAGATTCGACGGGTGCTGGTGCCGGATCATGACGCAGTGCCCGTCTATGTAACGGAGAGCGGAACGCGGATCGGCCTTAAACAAAATATGCTCAAGATTACGCCGCGTCGGGGCTCGGATATGGAGCCTGCGGAGGTGGGACTTGGCGCGATGAGTCAGTTGAATCTGATGGGAGGCGTGCAGATCACCACCCAGGCGATGCAGGCGCTCCTTCGTCGCGATGTGCCCGTGAGTTTTTTCTCTTATGGCGGCTTTTACTACGGGCGCACGCAGAGCGCGACGAGTCGCAATGTGAAGGTGCGCATTGCGCAGTTCAAGCAGGCGGAGTCGCCTGTAGCATTGGACATCGCACGTACGTTGATTGCCGATAAGCTCTACAACGCGCGGGTCTTTCTGAGGCGGCATTTGCCGCAGGGGCCTGAATCAAAACGTGTGCTGCGCAAACTGACGCGCATTCGTAAGAAGGCAGAGAAGGCCGAGAGTGCCGAACAGCTTCTGGGCTATGAGGGGGAGGGCGCTCGTCAGTACTGGTCCCACTTCAACGCTTTAGTGCAGGCCGACGATGAGGCGTGGGCGATGCAGGGGCGCAACCGGAGACCTCCACGCGATCCCGTCAACGCGATGCTTTCTTTTGGCTATGCGCTGCTCGTCAAAGATGCGCAGCTGGCCGTGGAGGCCGCAGGGCTCGACGCCTATCTGGGCGTCTACCACACCGCCCATCATGGTCGGCCCTCGATGGCGCTGGATCTGATGGAGCCTTTTCGTCGTCTGATCGTCGACTCGGCGGTCTATCTGATGGTGCGTCGCGGGGAGGTGAGCCCGGAGCATTTTGTGCGCAGCGGGCAGGCCGTGGCGATGAAAACGCACGCACGCAAAGCGCTGATCGCGGCTTATGAGCGGCGCATGACCGAGAGTGTGATTCATCCTCTCTTCGGTTATGCGATCTCCTACCGTCGCATCATTGCGGTACAGGCCAGGTTGCTGGCACGTGTGCTCACCGGAGAGATTGAGGAGATGCCCAACTTTCGCACGCGTTGA